In a single window of the Mesoplodon densirostris isolate mMesDen1 chromosome 18, mMesDen1 primary haplotype, whole genome shotgun sequence genome:
- the TMEM238L gene encoding transmembrane protein 238-like produces MLLGRLWGRCHPGRCALFLGLALVLDAVGLVLLLLGIFASLDFWDFLVYTGSLILAFSLLFWIIWYSLNIEVPLEKLGL; encoded by the coding sequence ATGCTCCTGGGGAGGCTTTGGGGAAGATGCCACCCCGGGCGCTGTGCTCTCTTCCTCGGCCTGGCCCTCGTCCTCGACGCTGTGGGCCTGGTCCTTTTGCTACTGGGCATCTTTGCCTCCCTCGACTTCTGGGACTTCTTGGTCTATACGGGGTCCCTGATCCTGGCTTTCAGCCTGCTCTTCTGGATCATCTGGTACTCCCTCAACATCGAGGTGCCTCTTGAGAAACTGGGCTTGTAG